Part of the Gracilimonas sp. genome is shown below.
GACAAAACATACTTCCGTCACACATTTTACCCGGGCGGAGAGCGATTTGAAACAGCAGCCGAGATGTTGGAGAAAGATCCAACCTCTTTGGTAACTACTGCTGTGAAGGGCATGCTTCCTAAAACCAAGTTGGGCAATAAAATTGCCACTAACTTGAGAGTTTATGCAGGCCCCGTACATCCGCATACTGCACAAGAACCAGAAATCATTGAGCTTTAATCAATAATGGCACAAGCGAATTACATAGGACGACGAAAAACTGCAACGGCCCGTTTGTACATCAAACCGGGTAAAGGCGACATTCTCGTCAACCACAAACCCATTGAAGAATATTTTCCGGTAAAAGCACGCCGTAACATTGCGCTTTTTCCAATGAGCGTTACTGAAACGGAAGGCAAGTATGACATCAAAATCACCGTTCGCGGTGGTGGAAGTACCGGACAAGCCGGTGCTATTTCTCATGCTCTTGCACGTGCTCTGGACGGAGAGAATGAAGATCTTCACGATGTTCTTAAGGGACACGGACTTCTTACCCGAGACGACAGAATGGTAGAGCGTAAGAAATACGGTCAGCCTAAAGCTCGTAAGAAATTCCAGTTCTCCAAGCGTTAATATTTACGCGACCAATTTTTTTCAAACACAATCACACATGTGTGGCGACCCTGCGTTTGGTGTCCTGAGCTTAATTGACTCAGGATTAACGTTCGGGAATGACCCACACAGAGGATTAACCTAAACTTACATACTTATTACAATGCCAAAAGCTGCATCAATACAAGACCTGCTTAAGTCAGGCGCACACTTCGGTCACTTAACCCGTCGATGGAATCCAAAAATGAAGGATTTCATCTTCATGCAAAGAAACGGGATTCACATCATTGACCTGAAGAAAACTCAGAAATATTTACAGGAAGCCCTCGACGAAGTTCAAAAACTTTCTCGTGCCGGTAAAACCATTCTTTTTGTAGGTACCAAGAAGCAATCTACCGAAATCATCAAAACTGAAGCGTTACGCTGTGGAATGCCACACATTACGCATCGCTGGTTAGGTGGTATGCTTACCAACTTCAGTACCGTTCGCAAAAGTATTTCCCGAATGGAGGAAATTGAGCGCATGAAGACTGACGGTACGTTTGAAGAACTCACCAAGAAAGAGGGTTTGATGCTGCAACGCGAGCAGGACAAACTGAATGACACTCTTGGCGGTATCAAAAACATGGGTCGCCTTCCCGGTGCCATTTTTGTGGTAGATATTATTAAAGAGCACCTTGCCGTTAGCGAAGCAATTAAACTCCACATCCCAATCATTGCAATGGTTGATACCAACAGTGATCCGGATATTCCTGACTACATAGTTCCTTGTAATGATGACTCAGCCCGTACCATCCAGCTGGTAGCAACTCAGGTTGCCGATGCAATTATTGAAGGTACAGCCGAGCGTGAAGCACAGCAGGAAGAAGACGTGATGGAACAAGCTGCTGCTGAAGCCAAAGGCGACGACAAAGGTGATGACGTTGACGTTAAAGACGCTGCTAAAGGAACCAAGTTACGTTCCCGCCGCAAGAAAAAGTCTTCCAAAAAAGACGACAACAAAGCTGACAAAGCCGAAGCGAAAGCCGATGCTGACAGCAAAGATGAAGAAGAATAAAAATTTCCAACTCCAAAAATACTATTCAGAATAATGAGCATTTCTGCTGCTGACGTAAAAAAACTTCGTGACATGACCGGAGCGGGTATGATGGACTGTAAGAAAGCCCTCTCCGAAGCAGATGGTGATTTTGACCGTGCTGTTGAAATCCTTCGTAAAAAAGGACAAAAAGTATCTGAGAAGAGATCTGATCGTGAAGCTAACCAGGGATTGATCCTGAGCCGTATCAACGATGATAAAACCAAAGCTTCTCTGCTTGAAATCAACTGTGAAACTGACTTCGTAGCCCGAAATCAGGAATTCCAGGATGATGCCGAGTCGTTCCTGAACGCTGCTTTCGAAAATGACATCGATAATGCTGACGATCTTCTGAAGATTGAGCTTGATGGACTGACCATTGAAAAGCACCTGGAAGAGATGGTGGGTAAAATCGGTGAGAAAATTGAAATCAACAATGTGATATTGGCCACAACTGAAGGCACACTGATTTCTTACATCCACCCCGGAAACCAGTTAGGCGTATTGGCTGAATTTGATGGCGACCTTACCGACGAAGAAATCGGTAAAGATGTAGCCATGCAGGTTGCAGCTATGAAACCTCTTTCTGTTACCCGAGACGGCGTTGATTCTTCTTTGGTTGAGAAAGAGCTTGAAATCGCCAAAGAACAACTTCTGAACGAAGGCAAGCCTGAGCACATCGCTGAGCAAGCTGCCAAAGGTAAACTTCGCCGTTTCTACGAAGAACGCGTTCTTCTGGAGCAGAAGTTTGTTAAAGATAACAGCGTTTCCGTACAGCAGTACCTGGAGCAGAATGATGCTCCCCTGGTGAAATCATTTCACCGGCTGCAACTGGGCGAAAACGACTAATAAATTTTCTTTACATTAAGGCTGTCAAAATTGACAGCCTTTTTTTTGTCTTATAATTACTAATCGAGGAAATCGTGGGAAATAAATACAACAGAGTGCTTCTCAAACTCAGCGGCGAAGCACTTTTAGGTGAGCAAGGGCATGGCATCGATGCCGATATTCTAAGTAGTTACGCAAAAGAAATTAAATCCATACAGGAAGCCGGCGTTCAGGTTTCTATCGTGATTGGCGGAGGGAATATCTTCCGCGGGGTGAAGGGAGCCACCCAGGGCATGGATCGCGTTCAGGGAGATTACATGGGGATGCTTGCCACTATGATCAACAGCATGGCCCTGCAGGATGCCCTCGAACAAATTGATGTACAAACCCGTCTGATGAGCGCTATCCGTATGGAAGCCATTGCCGAGCCCTACATCCGTCGCCGCGCTATCCGTCACCTTGAAAAAGGACGTGTGGTTATTTTTGGAGCCGGAACAGGAAACCCCTATTTCACTACCGACACGGCCGGTTCCCTTCGTGCCATCGAAATTGAAAGTGACGTAATTCTGAAAGGTACCCGCGTGGATGGCATCTACGATTCCGATCCCGAGAAAAATGCAGACGCCAAAAAATTCGATACCATTACCGGCGATGATGTGCTGAAACGTCGCCTGTCCGTTATGGACCTTACCGCCTTTACCCTTTGCCGAGAAAATAAAACCCCGATCATTGTCTTCAACATGAACAAGAAAGGAAACCTGAAGAAGATTGTGGTGGACGGCAAAGATGAGGGGACTACCGTAGTTTGGGAATAATTTTTATGGAACGCGGATGACACTGATACTGCAGATGTTCGCTGTACTATAATCATTACCTGTGAAAATCCGCAGTATCTGTGTTATCCGTGTTCTATTCAATTAGGTCAATCTTGCCTTAGTCATTCTGAGAGATGAGATGAAATAGATTGATCATTTAGCAGTATAATTAATTGCGAGCCTGATAAGTCAGCCATTCCAAAGTGCTTCTTGTTCCCAGTATTCAGGAAAACCCATTTTTTTCAAATCAATCATTTCATAACGATTAAAAAGATCTTTCAATCGTTGTTTAAAGTGATGATCAGGATTAATTACATCCATTAAATATGCCATACAACAAAGCAAGGCATATAATTTGTGCTCGTCAATATCTTTATTTCTGATGAAAGGAAGGGATGTCAGTTTTGGGAGTTTTGGAGCCACAGCCAACTTCCTGTTCCACAATCGGCCATGATGGGCACAAATATTTCGAACATTACTAATGGCATGCATCCAGCTCTCTAAAATAAATGGATGTCCCAAATTGAATTTACCTGAAATAGTCTTCTTTGTTTTCCCCAATTCTAAATTGTGGTATAGTTTTGAAAGAGTTCCTAAAGATATTACCTCTAAAGTCATCCATGCCGGCGGACGTTCAGGGTTTGAATATTTGTTGTAATAATGTTCTATAAAAACCTCTGCCGAGCGCCTCAGCTCATCATCAATTGCTTTTAAGTCTGACTCAAAGTGTCGCAAATTACGAAATAGAGATTCATCTTCATACCATTAACTTTGATGAGCCATACAACACTGGTAAATTATTTGAGTACGAAAAGCAATTTCTATTCTCTCAATTGCATCAAAAACAATCAATCGTAATTCACGATCAAAAATGTAATAATCCAAGACCTCATCAAACGTAATCTCTTTGATAAAAGGGTGATCTGAATCTTCATTATCCTGGAAAGGGTAGGTATATGCCCTTAAACGATAAAAGCTGATGTATGACAAATAATGTTCAGCTCTTTCTTCATCCTTTATCGTCAAGCCCCGACCTTTTAATAGCTCAACTTGTTGCGTTATGCTAAGAGGAGATTTATCAAATTGCATAACCTAAGTTGTATAATAAAAAAACCCGCCCGGGTGCGCGTCACTATGGAGAGGCGTGGCAGGTCTTATTTTCTTCGATTCTATGATACTAACATTCGGGTTCATAAAAAAGTTTATTTTTTTTCTCACATCCAAGAATTAGTGACAAATAATGAAAATTATATACCCCAAACAACTTATTACGTTCGTCTTATCTAAGAATCCTAATTTTAACAATTATCCAAATATAAACTTATAAACAAACTGCGCAGCTAACTTCACCGTACGGTTGTCAATATCATACTTCGGATTGACTTCCGTGATTTCAAACACCTTCAGGTTTTCTTTTTGTCGGGCCTGATGAATACATTCCAGCACTTCCCTTCCTGAAAATCCAACCGGTGAAGATGCGCTTACCCCCGGGGCATCCGAAGCCTGAATGGAATCCACATCCAAGCCAAGGAAGAAAGGCCGCTCCCCGATTTGCCCCAGAATATGCTGAAAGGCCGGGCTTACTCCTTCCTGCAGAATATCAGCCAACAGATGGACATTCACTCCAAGTTTACCGGCATTCTCGAGGTAAAAAGCTCCATTAGATTCCGGCCTTATACCAAACTCATAAAATTGATGAGGGCTCAAATAATGATCGTCAATGAGTCTTCGATAAGGTGTGCCGCTGGTCATTTCATCGGCCTCACGCATATCCAGGTGGGCATCGATATTGATGGCGGAAATTTCCCTGCTCGTTTCGGCCAGTGCTCTTACGTCCGCATAAGAAATGTCATTCCCCCCGCCCAGCACAATCACCTTCTTGCC
Proteins encoded:
- the rpsB gene encoding 30S ribosomal protein S2, encoding MPKAASIQDLLKSGAHFGHLTRRWNPKMKDFIFMQRNGIHIIDLKKTQKYLQEALDEVQKLSRAGKTILFVGTKKQSTEIIKTEALRCGMPHITHRWLGGMLTNFSTVRKSISRMEEIERMKTDGTFEELTKKEGLMLQREQDKLNDTLGGIKNMGRLPGAIFVVDIIKEHLAVSEAIKLHIPIIAMVDTNSDPDIPDYIVPCNDDSARTIQLVATQVADAIIEGTAEREAQQEEDVMEQAAAEAKGDDKGDDVDVKDAAKGTKLRSRRKKKSSKKDDNKADKAEAKADADSKDEEE
- a CDS encoding formimidoylglutamase is translated as MGIERLKAILKPVSNSLKSMRSHDPNDHWLVQEMLFDANDYDQSTHVLIGCPQHEGVLRNSGRTGAAEAPNKIREQLFKLQVKKETPIRLFDAGNVSTDLFDSSEVTDFPDLDQNPDVLEEIHNRLSTAVIEFLRDGKKVIVLGGGNDISYADVRALAETSREISAINIDAHLDMREADEMTSGTPYRRLIDDHYLSPHQFYEFGIRPESNGAFYLENAGKLGVNVHLLADILQEGVSPAFQHILGQIGERPFFLGLDVDSIQASDAPGVSASSPVGFSGREVLECIHQARQKENLKVFEITEVNPKYDIDNRTVKLAAQFVYKFIFG
- the tsf gene encoding translation elongation factor Ts, whose amino-acid sequence is MSISAADVKKLRDMTGAGMMDCKKALSEADGDFDRAVEILRKKGQKVSEKRSDREANQGLILSRINDDKTKASLLEINCETDFVARNQEFQDDAESFLNAAFENDIDNADDLLKIELDGLTIEKHLEEMVGKIGEKIEINNVILATTEGTLISYIHPGNQLGVLAEFDGDLTDEEIGKDVAMQVAAMKPLSVTRDGVDSSLVEKELEIAKEQLLNEGKPEHIAEQAAKGKLRRFYEERVLLEQKFVKDNSVSVQQYLEQNDAPLVKSFHRLQLGEND
- the rpsI gene encoding 30S ribosomal protein S9, with translation MAQANYIGRRKTATARLYIKPGKGDILVNHKPIEEYFPVKARRNIALFPMSVTETEGKYDIKITVRGGGSTGQAGAISHALARALDGENEDLHDVLKGHGLLTRDDRMVERKKYGQPKARKKFQFSKR
- the pyrH gene encoding UMP kinase, with the translated sequence MGNKYNRVLLKLSGEALLGEQGHGIDADILSSYAKEIKSIQEAGVQVSIVIGGGNIFRGVKGATQGMDRVQGDYMGMLATMINSMALQDALEQIDVQTRLMSAIRMEAIAEPYIRRRAIRHLEKGRVVIFGAGTGNPYFTTDTAGSLRAIEIESDVILKGTRVDGIYDSDPEKNADAKKFDTITGDDVLKRRLSVMDLTAFTLCRENKTPIIVFNMNKKGNLKKIVVDGKDEGTTVVWE